In the Candidatus Cloacimonadota bacterium genome, AGACGCCAAAGTTTTGAATGATTGCCATGGCAACATCCTTGGCAGAACCGCCAAAGCCAGACGCTTTTACCATCGTTTGGATAGCAGCAAGAAGAACAAGCTGGAAGGAGATTTTCGCGAAGCTGTATGGCAGATGCAGCACTATCCGCTACTTAAAGCCGAAGCCGTTCTTGGCATGGATGAAGATCTGATGATAAAAGCTACTTTAATCGCTACCGAAAGCGATGCTGCTAACGTATATAATTGGCTCTTGAACTTTGCCCCATTCGAATCGGTTGCCCAAAAATACGCCACAAGCCCCAAGCTTCCAATTCAGGATATCATTATTATAGCATTTAATGAATGGACATGTGACGATCCTTTTTACAACAATGTTGGCGCTCCCCAGTTAGCGCTTGTGGATGAAAAACACAATGTGATTGTAAACTTGGGTATGCGCTACTTTGGTGAACGCAAGAAAGGAACTTTGACTTTAGCCTGGACTTCTGGTATCCGAATTGGGATGGCTGCCTGTCATGGTGGCATCAAGGAAATTGATTTCGGTACCTGTAAGAATTCCGCTTATCACAAATTCGGCAAACGCTCAATTGCCTTCTACGGACTTTCTGGGACTGGAAAATCCAGTCATACCAACTCGCACGACAATGCCGGAACACTTCCTGAAGGCTTCTCTAAAGTAGTTTTACATGACGACGCTTTCCAGATAGATTTGGAAAACAAGGTATGCCGCGCTTGGGAGCCCACTCTATTTGATAAGACTGACTCTCGCCCCACCGATCATCCAGATTGGAAATATGCTTTAGCATTGATGAATCATGCTGTTTTGAATATTGATGGTAAACGCATACCAGTTGGTCAAGATCTGCGCAATCAAAACGGAAGAGCGCTTTTGGATCGTAGCCTTTTAGGAAACTATGTTAACCGTTGTGCCTTCCCTAAAGCCTTAGTATGGCTTATGAAAGATAGCGTTTTGCCTCCTGTATTGAAGCTGAAAGATAAGCATCTTGCCATTGCTATGGGTGCTGCTCTTATGACTCAGCGTAACCGCGCCGAAAATGTTACCGA is a window encoding:
- a CDS encoding phosphoenolpyruvate carboxykinase (ATP); this translates as MASKSSADYYSDLKAMSPIRAIAETLMNNHLVRKVDIREAYEMAKKQPGVTITDIPMYPEFVKLHNLPADAKVLNDCHGNILGRTAKARRFYHRLDSSKKNKLEGDFREAVWQMQHYPLLKAEAVLGMDEDLMIKATLIATESDAANVYNWLLNFAPFESVAQKYATSPKLPIQDIIIIAFNEWTCDDPFYNNVGAPQLALVDEKHNVIVNLGMRYFGERKKGTLTLAWTSGIRIGMAACHGGIKEIDFGTCKNSAYHKFGKRSIAFYGLSGTGKSSHTNSHDNAGTLPEGFSKVVLHDDAFQIDLENKVCRAWEPTLFDKTDSRPTDHPDWKYALALMNHAVLNIDGKRIPVGQDLRNQNGRALLDRSLLGNYVNRCAFPKALVWLMKDSVLPPVLKLKDKHLAIAMGAALMTQRNRAENVTEEDLKKLVFEPFANPFRVYELYRDVEAFIHVAENGAEFYCFNSRGYWKESDSVLEAIPLKTSLTLQTAILTDQIEWEEWSALPTAMIPTRESIEKILPGYYDRYDPAKRENLSEYKSLLKDRFQQRIDFLKDSDLKEKPETQDKLLSALKLNV